A window of Clostridium novyi genomic DNA:
TGCCATATTACTTTCCCCCTTAATATATTTTCCTATTTACTTAATAATACTTATTCTCCATTATATCACAAAATTATAATTAAGAATAATTTTTATAGCCATTTTTTTATTTTAAAAACAATTATAAGAATACATGTAACTATTATCATTAGTAATATTGTATAATAATATCCATAAATAGATTTACTAAAAGGCATATTTTTAAAATTCATTCCTTGTACTCCACTTATTAATTCAAGTGGAAGAAATATACTTGTAATTATAGTAAATACCTTCATAAATTCATTAGTTTTATTTGATATTTCCGATTCAAATGCCTCTCTTACTAATGCTAAATTTTGAACTAAACTTTCAAGATTGTTCATAAGCTTATTTATCTTTATATTAATATTCTTAAAATACTTTATATCCTTTTCTTCAATTATAGAATTATCATTACTTACTAAACTATCACCTATATATCTCATAGGATTTAAAAACTTTCGTATTCTATAAAGTTGTCTTCTTAAATGGATTAAATCATCTGCATGATGTCTTGATGGTTTTTCTAATATTTCCATTTCTATTTTATCTGCTTTTTCTTCTATAATCCCCATTATTTCATAATTTTTAACTATTATCCTGTCTAGAATATAATATAAAACCATAGCAGGTTTAGGATTTTTCTTTAATATAAAACAATTTTTTAAGTTTGCAATATCTTCAATAAGCTCTCTAATAACTGTAATTTTATTATTATATATAGTTACTATATAATCCTTTCCTAAGTATATATCTAATTCTCTACTTTTAATAATTTCATTTCGATAAGCTAATATATTTAACCTTAAAAACATATATCCATCAAAAAATACTATCTTTGATGTACTATTATCTTGAACATTATTAAAATCTAAATTTTGATCTTCAAAAACTATTTTATTTTGAATATTATTTAATTCTTCCTTATTTGCCAATATCCAATAATTACTTTTTCCTACCTTCCATTCATCATCAGCTCTAATAAATCCATTTAAAATATCTATAATTTTCAATTATACATCATCCTTGCATGAAGGTATTATTTTTATTAGTATTATCTCATTAATCACTTATTATTCTATCTACACTAATATCATGTTCTTCATAAGGAATACTGTTTAAAATTTGAAATCTATATGCTAATGCTACTTTAGGAACTTTATCCTCAATTTTTCTTAAAAAAACATCATAAAATCCTCCACCATATCCTATTCTTCTTCCTTCTTTATCAAATGCCATACCTGGAACTAAAACTAAATCTATATCCTTTTTATCTACTAACTCACATGAATCCTTAGGTTCTAAAATTCCATATGTTCCTTTTATTAATTCATCAAATGAATTTATTTTAACAGCATTCATATATTTACTATTAGATATAACCTTAGGAACACATACTATTTTACCATTATTTAATGAATACTTTATAATTCTATGAGTATCAACTTCCCCATTAAAACTTACATAAATAAATATTGCCTTTGACTTTTTATAAATTTTACTTTCAATTACTTTATTAAATATATTTTCATCTTTAATTTCTTTATCTATTTTATTTAATGAACTTCTCTTATTTTTTATTATTTTTCTAATTCTATCCTTGTCTTTCACCATTCATCACCTGTTCCATTCTATTATTTATAGTTTCAACTGGTGACACTTCTGACATCAAATTATATCTATAGTTAGCTGCGGCCGCTTCGATTATAACAGCTAAATTTCTACCTGGTCTTATTGGTACAGTTAGTTTCTTAACTGGTACATTAAGTATTTCTAAAAATTCATCATCTATTCCCAATCTATCATAGTTTCTATCTGATTTCCATTGTTCTAAATATATAACTAGATGAATAGTTTTTCTTTGTAATACAGAACTTAATCCATAAAGTGATGGTATATCTATTATACCCATACCCCTAACTTCAAGCATTCCAGATGTTATATAAGGAGATGTACCTCTTAAAACCCCATCTATTTCTTTTATATCAACTGCATCATCAGCCACTAATCTGTGTCCCCTTTTAATAAGTTCTAAAGCTGTTTCACTTTTACCTATACCACTTTCACCAGTTATCAAAATCCCTATTCCATAAACATCTACTAAAACTCCATGCATTCTAGTTTCGGGAGCTAATTTTACGTCTAAATAATTCATTAATTTTGTTATTACCTTTGTAGTTAAAAACTTGCTTCTAAGAACCCACCTCCTATTTAATTTTGCATTTTTTATAAGTAAAGGATGTGGTTCTAAATCTCTTGCAATAATTATACATGGCGTATCAAACTGAAAAAATTTCTTCATTCTTTTTTTAGTAAGTTCTATAGGCATGTTTTTAAGAAAACTCCATTCTGCATTTCCTATAACTTGAACCCTTGAATTGGCAAAATAACTATAAAAACCTGCAAATTGTAGTCCTGGTCTATTAATATCGCTGGTTTTTATTTCTGTATTTTCTTCTCCTTCAACTAAAATTTCCAATTCTAAATCTTTTATTATATCTTCAACAGTTATTTTCATAAATTCTCACCTTTTTCAAAATATATTTAATTTTATTACATTCTAATCAATATAATTTATCCATTTATTATATATTTTACATTATATACTGTTTTAATAAAAGTAATTACACTTACAATTTTAATAATAAAAAAGACTTATCTTTTATAAAAGACAAATCTTTTTCATTTAAATAATATAATTATATATAAAATTTATAAAAGGCAACTTTTTTCAGCACAATGAACAGCTTCAACAAATCTTATAGTTCTTGTCTTAGATCTCATTACTACGGAATGTGTAGTTGCCATATCACCTTTTGAAAAAACAACACCTTTTAATAAATCACTGTCTGTAAGTGCTGTTGCAGCAAAATGTACATCATCACTCATAACTAACTCATCCATTGTTAAAACTTTTTCTACATCTTCTATACCCATTAATTTGCATCTTTCTCTTTCCTCATCTGTATGAGGTTCTAATTTTGCTTGTATTTCTCCACCCATGCATTTAATTGCTGCGGCTGCTATTACTCCCTCTGGTGCTCCTCCTGTTCCTATCATTAAATCTATTCCCGTGTTTTCAAAACCACATGCAAGTATTGCTGCTACGTCTCCTTCTGCAAATAGTTTAACTCTTGCACCAACTTCTCTAGCTTGTTCAACTATATAATTATGTCTTTCTCTTTCTTGAACTATTACTGTTAAATCTTCTATATCTTTATTTAGAGCTTTAGCAACATTTATAATATTTTCTTTAGGTGATTTATTTATATCTATTGCTCCCTTTGCTCCTGGTCCAACTGCTATTTTTTGCATATACATATCTGGAGCATGTAATAAGCTTCCCTTTGGCCCCATAGCTACTACAGCGATAGAATTTGGTAATCCTTTAGCAATTAGTACCGTACCATCTATAGGATCAACCGCTATATCCATTTCAGGCATATTTTCTTCTCCAACCCCTACATTTTGTCCAATATAAAGCATAGGAGCTTCATCCATTTCACCTTCTCCTATAACTACACGTCCTCTTATTGGCATCATATTAAAAGCTTTTTCCATTCCATCTACAGCAGCTTGATCAGCAGCATTTTTATCTCCTCTTCCCATAAGCTTGGCTCCATTTAATGCAGCTGCTTCTGTTACTCTAACCAATCCCATAGATACGTCTAAATTCTTCATACTTTTACCCTCCAAATTTATATAAACAGTATATTTACATTTATTTTTTATATTATTTCGATATAATGTAGCACTTTTATTAAAATTACATGATTATTATATCACATTTATTATATATTACAAGTTTTTATTAAAAATAATGTACTCTATTTTAATATTTAATCTATTTTTATATTTATTAAACTTTTATAATACTTGTTGTAAAATATTAAAATTTAAATTATTAATATGTGATATACAAAAAAATACCCACAAACAACTAAAATTCTGTTTGTGAGTATTTTTATAAAACTTTTATATAATTTATTTAAATTAAGGAAATAAATTTTTCTATAAATTCATCAGCATTTTTATAATCTTTATTAGAAGGTACAAATTTAAATCTAAATCCATCTTCAACAACTTTTAATTTCATAGATTTTAATCGTTCTGTAATCATTGGAACAGCCTCTCCACTCCACCCATAAGATCCAAATGCAGCTGATACTTTTCCCTTATTAGGTATTACACATGTTGATGTTAAAACTCTCCACACCGGTTCAACAGCATCTTGGTTCATAGTAGGCGATCCTATGATAAATCCACTTGAATTATTAATTAATTCCACAGCTTTATCAATACCTACCTCTGTTATTTCATGAATTTGTGTATTTACACCTTTTGCATTTAATTTTTCACACATGTATTTAGCCATATTTTCTGTATTATGATAAGCAGAAGCATATAAAATCTGAACATTATTTTCCATAACATTTTCAGTAGCCATAAGTCTATAAAATTCTAAAACTTTTTGTACATTTTTATCCTTGTGTATTGGTCCAT
This region includes:
- a CDS encoding magnesium transporter CorA family protein; this encodes MKIIDILNGFIRADDEWKVGKSNYWILANKEELNNIQNKIVFEDQNLDFNNVQDNSTSKIVFFDGYMFLRLNILAYRNEIIKSRELDIYLGKDYIVTIYNNKITVIRELIEDIANLKNCFILKKNPKPAMVLYYILDRIIVKNYEIMGIIEEKADKIEMEILEKPSRHHADDLIHLRRQLYRIRKFLNPMRYIGDSLVSNDNSIIEEKDIKYFKNINIKINKLMNNLESLVQNLALVREAFESEISNKTNEFMKVFTIITSIFLPLELISGVQGMNFKNMPFSKSIYGYYYTILLMIIVTCILIIVFKIKKWL
- a CDS encoding 5-formyltetrahydrofolate cyclo-ligase gives rise to the protein MKDKDRIRKIIKNKRSSLNKIDKEIKDENIFNKVIESKIYKKSKAIFIYVSFNGEVDTHRIIKYSLNNGKIVCVPKVISNSKYMNAVKINSFDELIKGTYGILEPKDSCELVDKKDIDLVLVPGMAFDKEGRRIGYGGGFYDVFLRKIEDKVPKVALAYRFQILNSIPYEEHDISVDRIISD
- the hprK gene encoding HPr(Ser) kinase/phosphatase, which gives rise to MKITVEDIIKDLELEILVEGEENTEIKTSDINRPGLQFAGFYSYFANSRVQVIGNAEWSFLKNMPIELTKKRMKKFFQFDTPCIIIARDLEPHPLLIKNAKLNRRWVLRSKFLTTKVITKLMNYLDVKLAPETRMHGVLVDVYGIGILITGESGIGKSETALELIKRGHRLVADDAVDIKEIDGVLRGTSPYITSGMLEVRGMGIIDIPSLYGLSSVLQRKTIHLVIYLEQWKSDRNYDRLGIDDEFLEILNVPVKKLTVPIRPGRNLAVIIEAAAANYRYNLMSEVSPVETINNRMEQVMNGERQG
- the glpX gene encoding class II fructose-bisphosphatase, translating into MKNLDVSMGLVRVTEAAALNGAKLMGRGDKNAADQAAVDGMEKAFNMMPIRGRVVIGEGEMDEAPMLYIGQNVGVGEENMPEMDIAVDPIDGTVLIAKGLPNSIAVVAMGPKGSLLHAPDMYMQKIAVGPGAKGAIDINKSPKENIINVAKALNKDIEDLTVIVQERERHNYIVEQAREVGARVKLFAEGDVAAILACGFENTGIDLMIGTGGAPEGVIAAAAIKCMGGEIQAKLEPHTDEERERCKLMGIEDVEKVLTMDELVMSDDVHFAATALTDSDLLKGVVFSKGDMATTHSVVMRSKTRTIRFVEAVHCAEKSCLL